Below is a genomic region from Trichoderma asperellum chromosome 2, complete sequence.
AGTCTCCAGgcgttttatataatagtgaAATGCTGAGTATGCATTCGACGATCGAGCCACTGCGTTCACACTTACATGCATGGAGTACAGCAGTCCCGGACACCTTGACAGTCCGGGACCCAGGGCCATCCTCCGCATCTTCCGCAGAAGGGTATAGTGgtccaaaaaaaaggaaaaagagaaattgcATGGATGGGGGAATAGGGTCCAGTACTAGTCGGTCGCGATCGCCTATTAGTCCTATTACGGACCCGTTTGATTTGTGCCGATGAGATTCATATCAGTCTGTACTCTCCTTGATGCTACTGAGGGCAACGATTTGATGGCTTGATATGGTATCAACGGCATTAGGTTGCGGCGTGCCGGTGGGTTTTAGTCCGCGGCCCATTCAGTCACCAGCATCTATGTAGCGCCATAGAAGGCTGGGTACCAATCAGGCGAAAATGTAGACTTGGGTTACCAGGTGCCTATTGACACCGATAGTCTACCAAAGTGATGAGTGCCATGAGACGTCGGAGTCCCTTCTTTCCCTCATTGTCCTCTCCTCTGTTCTTCTGTGTTGATTAGCATCGTGCTGTCTACCAATCACAGCGAGCCATCATGTTCTTGTATTCTTCATGACTAACATTTTCACCGCCTATTTACGTCCGTTGATTGCGGTCCATTTCAGTGTATGGCCTCTAATGAACTTACTTTGCGTTTGGTTTCGAGTTTTGTTGCCTTTGCTAAGAGAGATGGGGGGGTTCCGCATATTGAGGTTTACTCTTCCGTCTTCCGGCGCTCGTTGTGGTCGGCATGTACTCTTCACCGCATCCTCATGTGACTCACCGAAGCTTTGGCGTGCCTATCTATTGATTCGTTCAAATCTTTAGAAATTACCTATTGGAGTTATAGAAGCTGGTATTGTATACTtccgaaaaagagagaatggTATACCCTGGTAAGTAGAGGCAGGGGGGAGGGATGGGGGGCGTGCAGCGCAGAATATCGCAAAAAGAAAGTATCCTGCCTATTATGAACTTGTCAGTCGTAAGTACCATCCTAGTACCCCATGCACACTATAACCTTCTTTACCTGTCCATTGATGGCAAAACGGCTGGTCACGCCATGAAAGAGACCTATAATTCCAAATCATGAAAGAGGTGGCGACCGTCCGcgctaccaccaccaactaCGTGCACCTACATGTAGACAATCCACAGCTCGTCCCAAAGGCTGGTGGATCTCAGAACACGCGGAAGTACTCTTCAGCCTTGCACGACGCGGCATGTAAACAAACTCCCTCTCCACCCTCCAGACTAACggctctcttcctttcttccttgtctttttccGTTGCGTTTACCGTAGCGCCCTCGCCGTATCTCACAGGACTTCTCTCCCCTTTTGTTGGCTTGCATATGCTCTAGCGAATCAAATTTGCAGCGCTCCTACACAGGCCCCATCATTGGCAATCTCGGTGTAAGTTGTACTcgtttttccctcttctacTATAACGGTTTCATTTGCaagagaggcagaagagCTGACGTGTCAACGCTTGATGAGCTCATAGCTGCAATAATTTCCCAAAACGGAAGTATAGAGCCCACGGCTCATCTCTAGGGTCCTTGTAATGAAAGCCTTGCAGTGAAAGAGTAGACTGGAGTCTGGGTCGGCAGAAGTACGAGACGTGATCCATAGAAAGGCTCCCATCCATATACATCGGCATCCGTCGACATGACTTGACCCCTGTTTTGCACTTTTACGTGCCGGCTTTCGATAGTCGTTAATTCCGTTAGGTAATTCAAAGTTCTTTATTCCCATGATCTGAGCCCCTTACAGTTACAATCTAGGATGATCACAGGAGAccttacatacatgtaggtacgCGCAAATAAACTAACTGAAATGAAACATCTAGATCAGGTTTAGTATCTATGGTATGTACATAGTCGTGATTATGTAGCATGTCCTGTCTTCTCTCGGAGAGACTCAGCTTGAACAAGGGCACCAGGAAGTGGCACCACCTAGCATCCAAATAGCAATCTCTTCATCGCCTCCAAGCGTAAGTCTTGGGTGTCTTTGTGATCGCGTGTGCCGTCAGCAGTGCTTCGAGACATCAGAGAAGTGGTTTGAGCTCAGCATACCCTTGATTAATTGATATGTAATAGTGTTTCTTTTGGGTCGAATTCGGTTTCCAAAGTGAGGCTTACTGCTTCTGGCTCTCACAGACTTATTGCTGTACATGTCTTCATCCTGCATCGCATTACGTAAAAATACGGACCGCAGAATCTGTGTAGGAGGGCCATCGGCGTATAGCTAGGCAGATTGAGAGTTTTTGCAGACTATGCGAGATGCGCTGGTAACGCGTCTTACATTTTGATGCGTCCTTGTATCTGCCCAGAAGATCATTCGGCTTTTTCTCGTCTGCGTGAAAGGTTCTGctaaaaatagaaaacacTTAGTTGCGGTTGAGCCCGCGGCGGCCCGTTAAAATCAATTTTTGTTTAACCTAGCTGTTGATTATTATCATTCACACACCCTGTACATCTTAATAAGGCTCGGGAAACTGTAGCTGTGTAGTTATAAAGGAGGAAAGGCCTTTTCGCTTGGTGTCGTACCAGTCTAAGATTGCCCTCCCGTGATTCCTCACATATTTCTTGTATTCCTTATCTCACCTCGGTCATTACTAACTTAGGattctcttcatttcccaTCCCACTCTCATTGGACCAGCCGAGTTGTTGGGCCACTAGTGCTTATATCTCTAATTGTCTAAGTTTCAAGTATAGTATGGGTGATATTGCTGagttgcatctgcatctaaCAGAGAATATGTCAACCCCAAGACGGAAACGACTCTTGCGTAGGGGCGTCTGATTGAGATTTGTCTACATAAAATTGGGCTGTTAGCAATAATTTACCCAAGTTAAATCTTAAATGTCAAACATTGTGCTTTCATGTTTTTGTATGTCAGTTGCGTATTATACGCGATCGGTTAGCTGCCGGAAATAAATCTGAACATTGAGAAAGGGCTTTAATGGTTAAGACTATGTCCTTAAAAATAGATCACATATCTGCAAAGGGTTTTATAGTAGAGGCAACGGAAATGGTAGAGatagtagagagagtagatgCTTCGCTATAAGAAAATGTCAATAGTATTGCTTCCCCATAGCCAAAACTATCCTTTAATGAATCCAGCAGAGCTTTAGCGCAGGAGTCTCTGTAAAAAGCATGGCACGGCTCTATAATAATGAGATATAGAGAATTATGGGAGAGGGAAAAGGCCAAGTGGAATAACGAAGACGGTGTTTATACCAATATGAGGGGCAACCGAAGATGCGACAAcagtaaagtattaaacgATAATGGTGAAAGAGAGAGTCTGGGGGTTAACGCTACACAATACATAGCTAGAGATCTGGAGACTTTTTGTACAGCCGTTTACTACAGATCACAGTAAATTATTGTCTATTCCGATCCTCTAAGTTTTGGTCTTGATACCATATTGCATATCTACCATCTGCTAGAGTGCGTGGAAATGTGGGGAACGATTAGAAAGACCACGATTAATAGGTTCATCAGTGGAGCCTAGGACGCTTGATATCTTCGAAATACGCCGGACGGAGGCGTGGCAAAGTGGCCACTAACGTGTATGAATGCCGTGTAGCAAAAAAGTGATGACAATAATATAGCTTCGTAAACGGAGCGAAGACTCAAAACGGATCCGCGCTAAAGCTGGCGTCGAATAAGCCCTTCACTTGAGTGCTGGGTTAGATTGGCGAAAACCGGGGTTAGGTAGTAGTAAGATCCCCGAGTTTAGAGTATTGGACCTTCAACATGGCCTTGCTCCACAGGCCACATTAAAAAgggaaggaaggaaaaataaaagaaataaagccTCCCCCGACAGGAAGCGCTGTAGATAATAAGTATGTGCGAAATATGTACGTATGTATTTTCTGATCATGGACGGGTTTGATCTCGAAACGTGTATGGGGTATATGTCAGTCGGCGGACGAAATGGAATGGCTTGTGTGTAACCTCCATTTCACCGTTATTGACGAGAAAAGCCAAAATATACTACTTCGAAACTCAGCGTCGAGTTCATTAGTTTGAAATACTATACGTAAATGCATGATACGCTTGGAACTCGAGGCGGCGGTATGAACTTTCATGCATTTGTACCTATATAAAAGGCCAGTATTAGTTTAGTGCTGTTCAACCTAGAAACGAGAAGAACGTGAAAAATGGTAAAATGTGAAGGGCAGCGCAAGACTTTTCTCCGGCTTCAGCAGGTGTGACTGGTGGGATCGAGGACTTACAGCatagagaaaacaaaaattcATTGGTGCCGACTATGTAATTTGAGACCATGAGCGAGGTAGATCAGTTAATATGTATATGTGATACGTATAACAATCCGGCTTCTATGCTCCGATGAAAGAGAGTAGAGAAAAAATAGGCAGGAGAAAAGGCCCAACAAGTATCTGAGTCGCAACAGCAGAGCCGAGAAAGGGGGCTCCCTTGGAGGATGGCAATTTacatgtaataatataagccGCAGTGTTGGGTAGCAGTGCTAGAgaatattagtattagtGCCCAAAACTATGTTGTctggtacatgtactctttATGTAGTTCGTATCCGGTGCACTATCCGATCCCGCACGTCGTACTCGGCAGCGTATTAGATGCGCATTCTGTCCCGTCTTTCAGCTTGTAATGGTATAATTATTTGGCAAACACCTACATATATTGCCCCACCACAATACCATTTTTACGTCGGTGCTTGCTCTAAGGCTTTGCTTACCTACTTCGAAATCATAGACAGGCTTATCTTTGTTACATTCCATATCATACAGTATAAGCGAGATTGCGAATGTACATGTAAGGAAGCAAAAGTGGCGTGATTCCAGCTGAATGCCTATTCCCTATTCGCTGAGATTCTTCTTCGTACTCCTCTCTGGGAGATTGCTTAGCAAGAACAAGATCGGTCAGATAAGAAACTGAAATTTGCACTAACTGCCTCCATATCACCCTGCATACACGACTACTAAAGGCATAGGAATGTCAGAAATCGATAGTGAATAGTACAAAGGACAAAGCAAGACGATATATAGTGGGTACGTTGTTGGGAATGATTATTGAAGAGTGGCAGGGAGGAGCAAGAATTTAACTAGACCGCGATAACGAAAATGTAGTAATTATATCCAGCGGTCTTCCAGCTCATATAGCTTTAACTTGTATACGTATTGGTCCACTTATATCTACACCATTCTTATTATCTACCTACAGTTCATATAGCGAGTTTTGTACAAGAGTGTGTTGAGAAGCAGTAGAAATAAGAGACGTATCCAAATTGCGATAGAAACAGTAGAACTAGTAGAAACAGTAGAACgagtagaggcagtagaactagtagaggcagtagagaTAGTAGACACCGGACAGCTCAATTCCTCCCAAGAGCTATTCCCCAATGCCCAAGTACTTCAAGCCCAGTGGGACTTACCATACTTGTCAATGTAGTATATCTTGCCTGTCTTTGTGTCGGTGTGGTAAGTCGTTTGGGAAGTCTGGGTATATTCCCTCTCTCCATATCCCCTCTCTGCTCTCCCTCCATACCCCCGCTCCCCAgaagctctctctccataTCCCCTCTCTCCATATCCCCTCTCTCCATACCTCCTCTCTTCATACCTCCTCTCCCCCCTACTACTTTGCGAACCAATTTTCCCGGTCATCCCTTGCGGACTTGAGTTCTTGTAGCTTCTGTATATATCATTTCCCTTCTCATCGCATTCACGATACTCTTCTTGTTCATCgtagtaataatagtatcCAGGTTTGTTGCTTTTTTGAATCTTTTTTCTCCACGCACGGCTAGATGAACCGCCCTCCTCAttgtcgtcatcatcgtcccgACGAGGCTGTTGCTTCCTAATCAGAGGCTTCAAAGCTTGGACTCCGAACAGTTTCTGATAATATTGCAGTACCTCCCCCAAATTTGGCATAGAGGGGCCCCAATTTCGAACAGTATCATCAACTGGcaattctccttcttcagaaTCGACTAAGATACATGTTTGGTATTCGCCTTGAACGAAACGGACACCGATATGAAAAGTGAGTCTTGAGGCGGATCTGGTTTCTCCGTGTGTTGGACGCCACCTAACATCCCATAGAGAAACTTGAATATGGTTTGGGTCTGCATGCTCTAGGTAAGTGAGAAGATGCCGTTTGTCAGACTTAGAGACTGCGACAGTCTCCGGGCGTTTGGGTTTCGGCATATTGACTGAATGGATGGAAGAGGTGATTTCTTTGATAAGAGCGCTATGTCTGTCTACAAATGCAAACGGGAGCATGGAAGACTTCGACCATTTTATACTTGCCTATGGTACTTAAACCATGGTACACGTAGTCATATGCCATTTCCATGGTAGAGGCTGCAAGGTTGACTTCGACTTGACCTCAGAAGTTGGCCATAAATTGGGCCATTATGTTGGCCGCGAGGGAGTCCATGGCACGAAGTCAGCCAAGAAATTGGATAGACGCCGAGAATACATAGAGAAAGGttggtagagagagagaaagaaaacaggCAAGTCTACATCGACCTGCACGCAACTGCACCATTATGCATAAGATACATAGGTATTCATGAAAGATGTTAATATTTGAGTCACTACCTACATACTAATTTACTTGTAGGAGGGTTCCTTGTCGTCCTAATGCTCTTATTCTTAGTTGTGTGTGTATTCTTATTTGTGGTCTTTTTGTTTGGCTCCCTCCTTGGATAGCTAGGCGCCTGGATACCTGCGTTGGGCCTATTTTAGCACTGCCTGCCTACATATTGGCTGAAGCCCTCACGACTACGTCAGCCTCGCGTTGGTGATGAACATGAGGCTGTTGGTGATGGGATTTGAGGGTCGGCGGCTGAATTCATACATTTCAGCCTAGCGTCCGTGATTGGCTGAATAAATCTTTAGCGCCTGCCGGTGCTGAGCCTCAGTGTATGTAGTGGGCGCTTGCAACGCATATGTTTCGTGTGGCCCGCCCTCAATCAACGGCCAACAACTCCCATCGTTAATCAagttttttgtttctttttctctggaCTCTGTAACGCTGCATATCCTTGACATCCAATTCCAAATTGCCATGTCTACAGAAGTGGCCCAAGACGGGTAGGAGACACTTGGCGAGCTACCAAATGGCTAGTCCGCTAACCTTGAAATTAGATCTGACGAGGCCGTCCCCATACCATACGTCGAGGGCGCCTGGATACAACTTGAAATCATTCAAAATTATCAGGATTCACCTTTACCCCAAGCGACTTCAGCATGTATCACCAAGATACTCGACATCACCATGTCTTCAGTGATGCGCGTTATCATCCATCTGGACTCAGGCAGGCGTGTTGAGGCAGTTCTCAAACTATATGACCGTCGCTTCGGTGTTGATCTTCGCGGTAACGGATACTTGACGGAACACTGGCCTTTGACAGTTGCAAAGGAAGCGTTGTTTGAGTCCTCTGTAAGGCGCAATGCCATCGACTCTTTTCTCACAAAGCTTGCCCAAGACCAGGAGAAGGCTAGGTTACCTATCGCAGCCCAGGACTTTCTTTAcagcgatgacgaagatgacgaagaaagcgatgatgaagacaatgacgatgatggcgttgataAAAGCGTAAAATACGAAGCGGCTCTCTGGAAGCAGTGCGAAGACATGTTTAACCGTGAAGTCAAGGCCTATGAGCATTTGAAAGACTTCCAAGGCACGGGAATTCCGCGTCTACTGGCCAGTGTCCGGCTAGCTGGCGCAAGCTCTATCATTCCATTAGATCTCGTCAACGACCCTGCTGCAAAATACTGGGACGTCAAAGGCATTCTGCTACAGTTTATTCCTGGAATCAATTTGATCAATCTTGACAGCTCATCAATAGATGTCAAGGAATGGGAACCCCTGGTACAGCGTTCTGTAGATTTAGCTCATGAGATTAACAAATCCGGCTTGGTTATGAAGGACTGTTCCCCGCGCAATGTGATTATAGATCGGGAGTCACAACAGCCATTTATGATCGATTTTGCGCAGTGTTGGCTCAAGCATGAAATGAAGATACGCTGGGACTCTCCTTCGGAGtctgacgaggaggaggaggatgagaaggaggaggaggaggagaaggatgagaaggatgagaaggatgagaaggatgagaaggaggagaaggaggagaaggaggagaaggaggagaaggaggagaaggaggagaaggaggaggaggaggaggaggattttAATTTAGAAGACGAGTATTGGTATCGAGCGGGATCTACTAATAACCCTGCTGCTATTGGAACTGTCATGGCTGGTCGactgaagagagaaaagggtgtCGAAATCAAGATTCAGTACCCAAATACCATGGCGCTCATGGTTAGACCGCAAGACTACTACACATACTCATAAGATCCTAGAGGGATATTGGTTGTCTTAGTTCCCTGTCTAGATGTATTTTTGCATCTTGTTATTTTCCATATTCACACTAGAGCCAAGCGTTTTACTTTTCCTAATGCGTTATTAGAGCAGCGTAGATTTAATAACAATCTTGTATAAGCCGGGGACAGAAAAAGACTTTTCGCacataagtaatattatcaTTAACAAGTGGCGATGAAATATATggttaattataatattcaAGGTTGGGGGGATTATAACAGTGAATACTACTATCATCGTCGATCCCTCTTTTAATACCTCCTGCAATCAtcacttctgctgcttctgctgcttgcttgTGTGACCCAAAGGAGCTACTTCCCATCTACATCCTTCAAGGTATAATCCATAGTACTGCTATAAAGTCGCGTCTTTCATCTCGATCTAAAGCATACCAGCAAAGACAAACCTGGTATCCCATATATTGTACAACGCTGTATTGCCGCACATCTTCCAAGTCTCTGAGAACAAAGCAAACACACAGTCCCACGCCATGTCAatccccctctctcttccttgttATCTCTTAGAAGAATTTCGACGTTATAGCTCCCATAACCATATTCCGTTTCTGCCTCCCCACATACTTGCTGACATCGTCGGCCCATCCTTCCGATTGCTCCTGCAATGTATTCATCGTATCTCCCATGATATTCAGCTTTTCCGTTCTCTCGTTGAGCTGTCTCGTTAAATAGTCTCCCCAGCCCTCCTTGGATGATCCTACCGTGGAACCGATCTTAGCAGCACGTTGCTCTGCCGCAGCGGCCTCCATCATCCTCTTACTAGGCGGTCTGTTGGGGCCTCCTATCAACAGGTCAAGATCCAGCGGCGAAACATGCTGTGTTCCGCTTATCCATTGAAGGTTAGAAATTGTCGGGCGTGTCGGAATAGGGATCTTGGGGTTGATCAGCACATCTGGGGACTGCTGCAACTCCTTGCCCGCCCCCCAAACGTGAACGACGGCCATTTCTGCCGGGCCTGCCCAGGCAAATATGTCGCCTGTTTGCGTCACAATGCTTGCTGTGCTCCGAGTACGATCCACCATTGGAAGCTTCGCGCTACCGAGGTCTCGCATGCCTGGAATGCTATATGCTCGAGCTGACCCGTCTCTGAAAGCCGCAACAACAGCATACCCATTTAACTCAAGCTCTGCCACACAAGCCGAATCACATATCACATCATCAAACTCTTTAGAAGCGCCCTTCGAGTGAGCAGGTCTGCATATCCTGATTTCCTTTTCGGTAACTATTCTCAGCATTAGCTTGACCGTTTATTTAATGATAGTCATATGGTCTTCGTCGATCAACCAACGCCGACCAAAGATAATAAGATCAAATAGGAGAGTAAATACTTGCCTGCAACGAGTGCCCCATTCACTTGGCGTCCCTCTCGCAGTCCACCCACAGTATGTCCGGTTGCTAGCGCTGGTTTACCCGTATCAGCCTGAATGGGATTCAGAGACACGACTTTACCATCAAAGGTCACCGTTCCCGCTACCTCGGCCGTGTAggatcctcctcctccgggCAACAGCTTTAATGTAATAACTTTGCCCAAGTTAGTCCCGACAAAGCAACAAATTGATGAGTATTTATCATCATCTAGCGTCATCACGCCAAACTCCACCGCCGTAGGCCACTCTTTCAGCGGCGCTGAACTCGATCTCGAGTGGCCTTTGAGGAATGACATTCTATTTTCGGTTTTTGCGAAATCAGTCATTGGGGCTTGGAAAATAATCTTGGGGCCGCGAAGATCGATCAGCGTCAGAAAGCCAAGCTCTGACCCAACCGCAGCGAATCCGACGTTTGATATCTGAACGGCAGTAACTGGGCCCTGCATCATCTCGTACAGGACAGCCGGCTGTAGCCCTTCCTTTAGGCTCGGCTCCGCCCTTGAGCTGATGTCAGAGAGCCCCTTTGGATTCGGATCTAGCTGCTTGGGCTGATTCTTTCCATAATAGTGGTTTACGCCCCAGCGAAAAATGACAGCCTCTCCAGTCTTGGTACCAACAATAAACTCGCCAGTAGCGCTGGACAAGCTCATCGCCGTCACTTCCACGTCTTCATATCGATCCAAGGCCCTGGCCAGGTCAACCTGCAACTGGACTTCATTTTCAATTTGATCAGCGTGTCCAGAGTCCCATagccttataatactatCAGCATGCGCAGTCTGAATAATTGTGCGATCTTCGAATCGTTTTCTCGGCCTCGGGCCCGCTGCTCCGCCTTTCAGGATAGGTTCTCCCtggtctctcttctccaccaTCGTCAGCCACCTAGGCCGATCGACACTGGATACATTGAATTTTGTAACAAAGGGATGCACGAAGAAGGTAGATGGATGAAGCTGGTTTGTAGGGCTGATTTGGTATCCTGACGGGAAACTCAATGTAATCAGCTCCCCAGAAGTGAGCAGCACAATTACGGCGATAGGATCCTGCGCGCCTCCAAAATAAGGGGATTCTCTTGGGATAAGCAGAAAATCCACCGCTTGCGCTCCAGGCGGCAGGGCTAACGGAATATGTCGCTTGCCGCGGAAGTGATTCTCCAAAGCCTGCCAAGTGGAGGTAGCGTACATGGGCGTCACTCCAAGCTCGATAAATGTCAAACTCTTGGGAGACGCATCAACACTCTCGCCACCCGCAATCAATAAACCTGTATCATCACAGTTTTGCTTGCAGCACCAAGCTATCTTGACAAAAGGATCAGAGTACCCCGGTGTTGGTGCGCTCGGGGTGGCATGGTGGATGCCCATCTCCGTGAGGGTCCTTGCCATGACGACTTTCCCTTCCTTGGGATCCCAGAAGACCAAGCTTCCATCATCATGTGCAGTGAGAATAAAGGTTCCGGAAGGATGCCACAGCGCATGAGTCAAACGAGGGCGGCGCACAGCATCCATGCCGACACTGCTTCCACCAGGCGCTCCAGGCGGTAAAACATATTCCAAGAACTGCTGCGGCTGGTTTTGCTTAAACGTATAGACGACTGCGCCGTGGCTGTATCCAATCAGGAGCTTACCAGCGTCTCGAGGATGCATCGACAGGGTGATCAAGGTGACAGTGTGCTGCATTGGATCTTTGTCTCTCCAAAAGTTGGGGAGACGGAACTGCCGAGCGAGGCCGTGTCTATCGAGGTCATACGCCAAGATGTCTCCATTCTGTAAGCCAACAAAAGCCCAGTCGAGCATTGGATCCGTCACCATTGCGGCCACAGTCCCGCCGATGACTTGCGTCGCCACCCGCTCCCCCGTGTCCAGATCCCAAATGCTGAGCTCATTATTCCTGTCCAGACTGACGAGACGGTTTGCGCTGAATTGCACGGACTGGAAGGAGGTTCGTCGCGGCGGATCAAAAGTCTTCTGAACGCGCTGTTGGCCGAAAACATAGATTTTCCCAGGGCCGAACTTGCTCTCGGCCGTTCCGATGGCAAGCAGAGACTGTACAGGATCGTATGCAAAGCAACTGTTTATCGCGTGTCAGAGATTATATTCACACTtctctcccctcccctcaTGTCGCCTGCCGCCGCTGTGCATAATCTCgatcgccatcgtcgtcttcgttcTCGTGGCATGGCGGGGCATCTGTTGCGTCATAGCTGCTGGAGTCGACACTCACCTTATCTGGGAGTTGAGGCCGTATCGCGCATGATCGTCGGGGGTAAAGAGTTCTGGTCGAATGCTGCCAGACAGGTCATTCTGGATGCCTGCCTGCTTGCCTCGCAGAAAGCCAGCCATGGCGCGCCGTAGCTAGTTGGTTTGCGGGAGGTTGAACCAAAGGGAGAGCAAAGAGTCGAGCTCAGCAACAAACAAGGTGGGACCGGGGCAGTGCTCCATAGCGGGGT
It encodes:
- a CDS encoding uncharacterized protein (EggNog:ENOG41), with product MLPFAFVDRHSALIKEITSSIHSVNMPKPKRPETVAVSKSDKRHLLTYLEHADPNHIQVSLWDVRWRPTHGETRSASRLTFHIGVRFVQGEYQTCILVDSEEGELPVDDTVRNWGPSMPNLGEVLQYYQKLFGVQALKPLIRKQQPRRDDDDDNEEGGSSSRAWRKKIQKSNKPGYYYYYDEQEEYRECDEKGNDIYRSYKNSSPQGMTGKIGSQSSRGERRYEERRYGERGYGERGYGERASGERGYGGRAERGYGEREYTQTSQTTYHTDTKTGKIYYIDKYGKSHWA
- a CDS encoding uncharacterized protein (EggNog:ENOG41) — protein: MSTEVAQDGSDEAVPIPYVEGAWIQLEIIQNYQDSPLPQATSACITKILDITMSSVMRVIIHLDSGRRVEAVLKLYDRRFGVDLRGNGYLTEHWPLTVAKEALFESSVRRNAIDSFLTKLAQDQEKARLPIAAQDFLYSDDEDDEESDDEDNDDDGVDKSVKYEAALWKQCEDMFNREVKAYEHLKDFQGTGIPRLLASVRLAGASSIIPLDLVNDPAAKYWDVKGILLQFIPGINLINLDSSSIDVKEWEPLVQRSVDLAHEINKSGLVMKDCSPRNVIIDRESQQPFMIDFAQCWLKHEMKIRWDSPSESDEEEEDEKEEEEEKDEKDEKDEKDEKEEKEEKEEKEEKEEKEEKEEEEEEDFNLEDEYWYRAGSTNNPAAIGTVMAGRLKREKGVEIKIQYPNTMALMVRPQDYYTYS
- a CDS encoding uncharacterized protein (BUSCO:EOG092D07ZP) → MAGFLRGKQAGIQNDLSGSIRPELFTPDDHARYGLNSQISCFAYDPVQSLLAIGTAESKFGPGKIYVFGQQRVQKTFDPPRRTSFQSVQFSANRLVSLDRNNELSIWDLDTGERVATQVIGGTVAAMVTDPMLDWAFVGLQNGDILAYDLDRHGLARQFRLPNFWRDKDPMQHTVTLITLSMHPRDAGKLLIGYSHGAVVYTFKQNQPQQFLEYVLPPGAPGGSSVGMDAVRRPRLTHALWHPSGTFILTAHDDGSLVFWDPKEGKVVMARTLTEMGIHHATPSAPTPGYSDPFVKIAWCCKQNCDDTGLLIAGGESVDASPKSLTFIELGVTPMYATSTWQALENHFRGKRHIPLALPPGAQAVDFLLIPRESPYFGGAQDPIAVIVLLTSGELITLSFPSGYQISPTNQLHPSTFFVHPFVTKFNVSSVDRPRWLTMVEKRDQGEPILKGGAAGPRPRKRFEDRTIIQTAHADSIIRLWDSGHADQIENEVQLQVDLARALDRYEDVEVTAMSLSSATGEFIVGTKTGEAVIFRWGVNHYYGKNQPKQLDPNPKGLSDISSRAEPSLKEGLQPAVLYEMMQGPVTAVQISNVGFAAVGSELGFLTLIDLRGPKIIFQAPMTDFAKTENRMSFLKGHSRSSSAPLKEWPTAVEFGVMTLDDDKYSSICCFVGTNLGKVITLKLLPGGGGSYTAEVAGTVTFDGKVVSLNPIQADTGKPALATGHTVGGLREGRQVNGALVAVTEKEIRICRPAHSKGASKEFDDVICDSACVAELELNGYAVVAAFRDGSARAYSIPGMRDLGSAKLPMVDRTRSTASIVTQTGDIFAWAGPAEMAVVHVWGAGKELQQSPDVLINPKIPIPTRPTISNLQWISGTQHVSPLDLDLLIGGPNRPPSKRMMEAAAAEQRAAKIGSTVGSSKEGWGDYLTRQLNERTEKLNIMGDTMNTLQEQSEGWADDVSKYVGRQKRNMVMGAITSKFF
- a CDS encoding uncharacterized protein (BUSCO:EOG092D07ZP), with protein sequence MVTDPMLDWAFVGLQNGDILAYDLDRHGLARQFRLPNFWRDKDPMQHTVTLITLSMHPRDAGKLLIGYSHGAVVYTFKQNQPQQFLEYVLPPGAPGGSSVGMDAVRRPRLTHALWHPSGTFILTAHDDGSLVFWDPKEGKVVMARTLTEMGIHHATPSAPTPGYSDPFVKIAWCCKQNCDDTGLLIAGGESVDASPKSLTFIELGVTPMYATSTWQALENHFRGKRHIPLALPPGAQAVDFLLIPRESPYFGGAQDPIAVIVLLTSGELITLSFPSGYQISPTNQLHPSTFFVHPFVTKFNVSSVDRPRWLTMVEKRDQGEPILKGGAAGPRPRKRFEDRTIIQTAHADSIIRLWDSGHADQIENEVQLQVDLARALDRYEDVEVTAMSLSSATGEFIVGTKTGEAVIFRWGVNHYYGKNQPKQLDPNPKGLSDISSRAEPSLKEGLQPAVLYEMMQGPVTAVQISNVGFAAVGSELGFLTLIDLRGPKIIFQAPMTDFAKTENRMSFLKGHSRSSSAPLKEWPTAVEFGVMTLDDDKYSSICCFVGTNLGKVITLKLLPGGGGSYTAEVAGTVTFDGKVVSLNPIQADTGKPALATGHTVGGLREGRQVNGALVAVTEKEIRICRPAHSKGASKEFDDVICDSACVAELELNGYAVVAAFRDGSARAYSIPGMRDLGSAKLPMVDRTRSTASIVTQTGDIFAWAGPAEMAVVHVWGAGKELQQSPDVLINPKIPIPTRPTISNLQWISGTQHVSPLDLDLLIGGPNRPPSKRMMEAAAAEQRAAKIGSTVGSSKEGWGDYLTRQLNERTEKLNIMGDTMNTLQEQSEGWADDVSKYVGRQKRNMVMGAITSKFF